The following coding sequences lie in one Capsicum annuum cultivar UCD-10X-F1 chromosome 5, UCD10Xv1.1, whole genome shotgun sequence genomic window:
- the LOC107869980 gene encoding protein GDAP2 homolog, with protein sequence MGSSSNSNDDFSVFVLASDLGIDARPFLTRPEEDTWYDCPDHDDDHQDFAHLDSLQFFQLQSGSDKSGRRIFRIVGKYFPAPVISAERLKKYVFNKICTELPEGPFCIVYMHSTVQTEDNNPGLTILRWIYEELPSDHKDRLQAVYFVHPGLRSRLVLATLGRFFLSGGLYWKIKYVSRLQYLWDDIKKGELEIPEFVEKHDDILEHRPLTDYGIEPDPFHLSQMPPTAYSFGRHDSGWSAREYMS encoded by the exons aTGGGAAGCTCCAGTAACAGTAACGATGATTTCTCAGTATTTGTACTTGCATCGGATCTTGGTATTGATGCCCGACCCTTTTTGACGCGACCCGAAGAAGATACCTGGTATGATTGCCCTGATCATGATGATGACCACCAAGATTTTGCCCATCTTGATTCACTCCAATTCTTCCAACTTCAATCCGGGTCGGATAAGTCGGGTCGTCGGATTTTTCGTATTGTCGGCAAATACTTCCCTG CTCCAGTTATAAGTGCGGAGCGGCTGAAAAAGTATGTCTTTAACAAAATTTGCACGGAGCTTCCCGAGGGGCCATTCTGCATTGTCTACATGCATAGTACTGTCCAGACGGAAGACAACAACCCTGGACTGACCATCTTGAGGTGGATTTATGAGGAGCTGCCTTCTGACCATAAGGACAGGCTCCAGGCTGTATACTTTGTGCATCCTGGGTTACGGTCAAGGCTTGTTCTTGCAACGCTAGGCCGATTCTTTCTAAGTGGAGG CTTGTATTGGAAAATAAAGTATGTTAGTCGACTGCAATACCTTTGGGACGACATAAAGAAAGGAGAGCTTGAGATTCCTGAATTTGTTGAAAAGCATGACGACATTTTAGAGCACAGGCCACTGACTGATTACGGAATTGAACCAGATCCCTTCCACCTATCGCAGATGCCACCAACAGCCTACTCGTTCGGGAGACATGACTCAGGATGGTCTGCTAGAGAGTACATGTCGTAG
- the LOC107869982 gene encoding DNA-directed RNA polymerase subunit 10-like protein — MIIPIRCFTCGKVIGNKWNEYLELLLAGYEEKEALNKLGLVRYCCRRMLTTHVDLIEKLLNYNTLLEDNNVTQ; from the coding sequence aTGATCATCCCGATTCGATGCTTCACATGTGGGAAGGTGATTGGAAACAAGTGGAATGAATATCTTGAACTACTCCTAGCaggttatgaagaaaaagaggcaCTTAATAAATTGGGTTTGGTTCGATATTGCTGTCGAAGAATGTTGACGACACATGTCGATCTCATCGAAAAGCTTCTCAACTACAACACATTATTGGAGGATAATAATGTGACTCAATAA
- the LOC107869979 gene encoding putative methyltransferase DDB_G0268948 encodes MAKLFIKQAQQYSVGRPSYPDNLFNFIASKTPCHDLVWDVGTGTGQAAQSLAKLYKDVIATDASPKQLEFAAKVPNVQYKCTSPNMSMSEIETKIGSESSVDLITIAQAMHWFDLPTFYQQAKWLLKKPNGVIAAWCYTTPEVSDSVDAILEKFYTIDTGPYWESPRKLVDEKYKTIDFPFEAVDGCDHNGPFEFKIEKVTDLESYFTYLKSWSAYQTAKEKGAELLTDDVVDKFTSAWNEDGKSEKTVTYPIYLRIGKVGNLY; translated from the exons ATGGCAAAATTGTTTATTAAGCAAGCACAACAATATTCAGTAGGGAGGCCAAGTTACCCTGACAACTTGTTCAATTTTATAGCTTCAAAGACACCTTGTCATGACCTTGTTTGGGATGTTGGCACTGGTACTGGCCAGGCTGCTCAATCT CTGGCTAAGCTTTACAAGGATGTAATAGCCACAGACGCTAGTCCAAAGCAGCTGGAATTTGCAGCAAAGGTTCCAAATGTTCAATACAAATGTACCTCTCCTAACATGTCAATGTCCGAAATCGAAACCAAAATAGGATCAGAATCAAGTGTAGATTTGATCACAATAGCTCAAGCAATGCATTGGTTTGATCTTCCAACATTTTACCAACAAGCAAAATGGTTACTCAAGAAACCAAATGGAGTAATAGCAGCATGGTGTTACACTACGCCAGAAGTAAGCGACTCAGTAGACGCGATCTTAGAGAAGTTTTACACCATTGATACTGGTCCTTACTGGGAATCACCAAGAAAATTGGTGGATGAAAAGTACAAAACTATTGATTTTCCATTTGAAGCTGTAGATGGTTGTGATCATAACGGACCGTTCGAGTTCAAGATTGAGAAAGTGACGGATTTGGAATCATATTTCACATACTTGAAGTCATGGTCAGCTTATCAAACTGCAAAAGAGAAGGGCGCTGAGTTGTTAACTGATGATGTTGTTGACAAATTCACAAGTGCTTGGAATGAAGATGGAAAGAGTGAGAAAACTGTGACATATCCAATTTACTTGAGGATTGGCAAAGTTGGAAAtttgtattga